One window from the genome of Musa acuminata AAA Group cultivar baxijiao chromosome BXJ1-4, Cavendish_Baxijiao_AAA, whole genome shotgun sequence encodes:
- the LOC135652920 gene encoding brassinosteroid-responsive RING protein 1-like: MGFPVGYSELLLPRFLLHIALILGYVRRFIFRAFDAVGLGDLLDADAPWPENTGHRNLDHDHHHHGNLQQPRFRSVSAMLIQEALPVVRYEELAAAGQHVGGSCVVCLYDFEASEEVRRLSNCRHVFHRGCLDRWLEHDQRTCPLCRTPLVPEEMQVAIDDQMWAAAAVPDSYYDDFFFSFPFASASPPSPTLLLAHQLFSSS; this comes from the coding sequence ATGGGGTTCCCGGTGGGCTACTCGGAGCTGCTGCTGCCGAGATTTCTCCTCCACATAGCCTTAATCCTCGGCTACGTGCGGCGATTCATCTTCCGGGCCTTCGACGCCGTGGGCCTCGGCGACCTCCTCGACGCCGACGCCCCTTGGCCTGAGAACACCGGCCACCGCAATCTCGACcacgaccaccaccaccacggcAACCTCCAGCAGCCACGATTTCGGTCGGTGTCGGCGATGCTGATCCAGGAGGCGCTTCCGGTGGTGAGGTACGAGGAGCTGGCGGCGGCGGGGCAGCACGTGGGGGGCAGCTGCGTGGTCTGCCTCTATGACTTCGAGGCGTCGGAGGAGGTCCGGAGGCTGAGCAACTGCCGGCACGTGTTCCACCGCGGCTGCCTCGACCGGTGGCTGGAGCACGACCAGCGGACGTGCCCGCTCTGCCGCACGCCGCTCGTCCCGGAGGAGATGCAGGTCGCGATCGACGATCAAATGTGGGCAGCCGCCGCCGTCCCTGACTCGTACTACGAcgacttcttcttctctttcccgttTGCATCGGCCTCGCCGCCGAGCCCGACTCTGCTACTCGCCCACCAGCTCTTCTCTTCCTCGTAG